Proteins co-encoded in one Quercus robur chromosome 8, dhQueRobu3.1, whole genome shotgun sequence genomic window:
- the LOC126694824 gene encoding F-box protein At3g07870-like isoform X15, whose protein sequence is MSDNLPEVSKSITEEALWDSLPHEILTHVFLRLPIKSIITCTSVSKTWKSLIRNPSFISTHLHHSSNNDLLLFRLCPKPLAKAVKQRERIGDEKEVYALHWDDNTNFHQYTTFDDFPFHGQSATGVFRVVGTCNGLICLADDLNTYAYNFILWNPCVKKYVQLPTPNFSFRTTGPYTAAVGFGFDSKTNDYKVVRFVTPEDDDFDEGKSTPKVEVYSLATGKWRVVTAQCPKCAVRDTMLVYLRLQAFVNGALHLVCYKTTPEIRFLHFVLVFDLEDEVFREIPLPKHSDMFYWKWVSILAYGNSIAVIEPGYSVDTLDIWVLKNYVDASSWTKIISLDAQAPPQDIPRPLSGFYRVKIPSLKAFRKSGEAILETYKKRLVSRNLETQEVKDLGITGSKYSFVDPYIESLVLLDKPDLAVTY, encoded by the coding sequence ATGTCTGACAACTTACCTGAAGTTTCGAAATCCATCACTGAAGAAGCATTGTGGGACTCTCTTCCTCATGAAATCCTAACCCACGTTTTCCTACGCCTACCCATCAAATCCATCATCACTTGCACCTCTGTCTCCAAAACATGGAAATCCCTCATCCGAAACCCCTCTTTCATTTCCACTCATCTTCACCACTCCTCCAACAACGACCTCCTCCTCTTCAGACTCTGCCCTAAGCCTCTCGCCAAAGCAGTCAAACAACGGGAACGAATCGGAGACGAAAAAGAAGTCTACGCTTTACATTGGGACGACAACACCAATTTCCATCAATACACCACCTTTGACGACTTCCCTTTCCATGGCCAAAGTGCTACTGGAGTATTCCGCGTGGTTGGTACTTGTAATGGCTTGATTTGCCTAGCTGATGATTTAAACACTTATGCTTATAATTTCATTCTCTGGAACCCTTGTGTTAAAAAATATGTGCAACTTCCTACCCCCAATTTCTCCTTCAGGACTACCGGTCCCTACACCGCGGctgttgggtttgggtttgattcCAAAACCAATGACTATAAGGTCGTGAGGTTTGTCACTCCTGAGGATGATGACTTCGATGAGGGTAAATCTACACCCAAGGTTGAGGTCTACTCACTTGCCACTGGGAAATGGAGAGTGGTTACTGCTCAATGTCCCAAATGTGCTGTTCGTGATACAATGTTGGTCTACCTACGCCTACAGGCTTTTGTCAATGGGGCTTTGCATTTGGTTTGTTACAAGACAACTCCAGAAATCAGATTTCTCCActttgttttggtgtttgatttgGAGGATGAGGTCTTCCGCGAGATACCACTGCCTAAGCATTCCGATATGTTCTATTGGAAGTGGGTATCTATTTTGGCATATGGGAATTCCATTGCCGTGATCGAACCTGGGTATTCTGTTGACACTCTCGATATATGGGTGTTGAAAAACTATGTGGATGCGTCATCATGGACCAAAATTATAAGTTTGGATGCTCAAGCGCCCCCACAGGACATACCAAGGCCACTTTCAGGTTTTTACAGAGTGAAAATACCTAGCCTAAAAGCTTTTAGAAAGAGTGGTGAGGCTATATTGGAAACATATAAAAAACGGCTAGTCTCGCGGAACCTTGAGACCCAAGAGGTTAAAGATCTTGGGATTACTGGATCTAAGTATAGTTTTGTTGATCCTTACATTGAGAGTCTAGTTTTGCTAGACAAACCCGACCTTGCAGTTACTTACTAA